A genomic stretch from Enterobacter oligotrophicus includes:
- the cydB gene encoding cytochrome d ubiquinol oxidase subunit II has protein sequence MIDYEVLRFIWWLLVGILLIGFAVTDGFDMGVGMLTRFLGRNDTERRIMINSIAPHWDGNQVWLITAGGALFAAWPMVYAAAFSGFYVAMILVLASLFFRPVGFDYRSKIEDTRWRNMWDWGIFIGSFVPPLVIGVAFGNLLQGVPFHIDEYMRLYYTGNFFQLLNPFGLLAGVVSVAMIITQGATYLQMRTVGELHLRSRATAQVAALVTLVCFALAGVWVMYGIDGYVVTSAINHTAPSNPLTKEVAREAGAWLVNFNTTPALWAIPALGVLLPLLTVLTSRLEKGALAFVFSSLTLACIILTAGIAMFPFVMPSSTMMNASLTMWDATSSQLTLNLMTYVACVFVPIILLYTAWCYWKMFGRITKEHIESNTHSMY, from the coding sequence ATGATCGATTATGAAGTATTGCGTTTTATCTGGTGGCTGCTGGTCGGTATTCTGCTGATCGGTTTTGCGGTCACCGACGGTTTCGACATGGGGGTGGGCATGCTCACCCGTTTCCTCGGTCGTAATGACACCGAGCGTCGAATCATGATCAACTCAATCGCCCCGCACTGGGACGGTAACCAGGTGTGGCTGATCACCGCAGGCGGCGCGCTGTTCGCTGCCTGGCCGATGGTCTACGCGGCTGCGTTCTCCGGCTTCTATGTGGCGATGATTCTGGTGCTGGCCTCTTTATTCTTCCGTCCGGTCGGTTTCGACTACCGTTCCAAGATTGAAGATACCCGCTGGCGTAACATGTGGGACTGGGGCATCTTTATTGGTAGCTTCGTTCCACCGCTGGTGATTGGCGTGGCGTTCGGTAACCTGCTGCAGGGCGTACCGTTCCACATCGATGAGTACATGCGTCTTTATTACACCGGTAACTTCTTCCAGTTGCTGAATCCGTTTGGTTTGCTGGCGGGTGTGGTGAGCGTGGCGATGATCATCACTCAGGGCGCGACTTATCTGCAGATGCGTACTGTGGGTGAACTGCACCTGCGCTCCCGTGCTACGGCTCAGGTTGCTGCGCTGGTAACACTGGTTTGCTTCGCACTGGCCGGTGTCTGGGTGATGTACGGTATTGATGGTTATGTGGTGACGTCTGCAATTAACCATACTGCGCCGTCTAACCCGCTGACCAAAGAAGTGGCGCGTGAGGCGGGCGCATGGCTGGTGAACTTTAACACTACCCCTGCGCTGTGGGCTATTCCGGCTCTGGGTGTACTGCTGCCGCTGCTGACTGTGCTGACCTCGCGTCTGGAAAAAGGTGCTCTGGCGTTCGTGTTCTCTTCACTGACCCTGGCGTGCATCATCCTGACGGCGGGCATTGCGATGTTCCCGTTCGTGATGCCTTCCAGCACCATGATGAATGCCAGCCTGACCATGTGGGATGCAACCTCCAGCCAGCTGACGCTGAACCTGATGACGTATGTCGCGTGTGTATTCGTACCGATTATTCTGCTCTACACCGCCTGGTGTTACTGGAAAATGTTCGGTCGTATCACCAAAGAACATATCGAAAGCAACACCCACTCTATGTACTAA
- the cydX gene encoding cytochrome bd-I oxidase subunit CydX yields MWYFAWILGTLLACAFGVITALALEHVEASKAGEEKH; encoded by the coding sequence ATGTGGTATTTCGCATGGATTTTAGGGACGCTTCTTGCCTGTGCATTTGGTGTCATTACCGCCCTGGCGCTGGAGCACGTTGAAGCGTCCAAAGCGGGTGAAGAAAAACACTGA